In Leuconostocaceae bacterium ESL0723, the following proteins share a genomic window:
- a CDS encoding VOC family protein, which produces MAFTDYFDDVQHIGIPTKDLAKAEKFWESLGFKKIGDFPAGEVIFMNRGHLTIETWHDETATGKPGAINHISMNTTNADEAFKEAKAAGFDVIDSEVQHLPFWDKGIKFFNIMGPDAEIVEFCEIVK; this is translated from the coding sequence ATGGCTTTTACTGATTATTTTGATGATGTCCAACACATTGGAATTCCTACTAAGGACTTGGCTAAGGCTGAGAAGTTCTGGGAATCACTTGGTTTCAAGAAGATTGGTGACTTCCCAGCTGGTGAAGTTATCTTCATGAACCGCGGTCACCTAACGATTGAGACTTGGCATGATGAAACTGCAACTGGTAAGCCAGGTGCCATTAACCACATCTCAATGAACACCACCAACGCCGACGAAGCTTTCAAGGAAGCTAAGGCAGCTGGATTTGATGTTATCGATTCAGAAGTACAACATTTACCATTCTGGGATAAGGGTATTAAGTTCTTTAATATCATGGGACCAGATGCCGAAATCGTTGAATTCTGTGAAATCGTAAAATAA
- the trxB gene encoding thioredoxin-disulfide reductase → MADLKQYDVVVIGAGPAGMTAATYAARAELSVVMLDQGVYGGQMNNTAEVENYPGFDSVMGPDLSEKMYSSTTHAGAEYAFGTVESLEVVSDQEKIVHTDSGDFQAKAVIIATGSEHVHLGVPGEEEYQGRGISYCAVCDGAFFKNEDVAVIGGGDSAVEEGIYLANIAASVTIIVRSDQLKAQPVLQKRARENDKIKFIWNTSVQQINGNEEQVTDVDVINNQTQETGKLPFSGVFIYVGLRPNTEAFQDLGITDDQGWIVTDDHMKTAIPGVFAVGDVRQKNLRQIVTAVGDGGLAGQQAYDFISQI, encoded by the coding sequence ATGGCTGATTTAAAACAGTATGATGTGGTGGTCATTGGTGCCGGACCAGCCGGCATGACCGCAGCTACTTACGCCGCCCGGGCCGAATTGTCCGTCGTAATGTTGGACCAGGGTGTCTATGGCGGCCAAATGAATAATACGGCCGAGGTGGAAAATTACCCCGGCTTTGACAGTGTGATGGGACCCGATCTTTCCGAAAAAATGTATTCTTCGACGACGCATGCTGGGGCTGAATACGCCTTTGGTACAGTTGAAAGTTTGGAAGTGGTTAGTGACCAGGAAAAGATTGTTCACACTGATTCTGGTGACTTCCAGGCCAAGGCCGTGATTATTGCGACCGGTTCTGAGCACGTCCACCTGGGTGTTCCTGGCGAAGAGGAATACCAGGGTCGTGGCATCAGCTACTGTGCCGTCTGCGATGGCGCCTTCTTTAAGAATGAGGACGTAGCCGTAATCGGCGGTGGTGACTCGGCGGTTGAAGAGGGGATTTACCTGGCCAACATTGCGGCTTCGGTAACGATTATTGTCCGCAGTGACCAGTTGAAGGCCCAGCCCGTCTTGCAAAAGCGGGCCCGGGAAAACGATAAGATTAAGTTTATCTGGAACACTTCGGTCCAGCAGATTAATGGTAATGAGGAACAGGTTACCGACGTGGATGTGATTAACAACCAGACCCAGGAAACCGGTAAGTTACCATTTTCAGGGGTCTTTATCTATGTCGGTCTTCGGCCAAATACCGAGGCCTTCCAAGATCTGGGGATTACTGATGATCAAGGTTGGATTGTTACCGATGACCACATGAAGACTGCCATTCCGGGTGTCTTTGCCGTCGGTGATGTCCGGCAAAAGAACCTCCGTCAAATTGTTACTGCAGTTGGTGACGGTGGTCTGGCTGGTCAGCAGGCTTACGATTTTATTAGTCAAATTTAA
- a CDS encoding fructose permease: MQKSTRTLGLGAGLSYFVFSLIINSMGNVLTIVTSEKVHPAFLGSAYWTAAQNGFNISFLGGNPGTLGFVFFVVGVIVAILNMILDRKVDLLRFGGNLVFMVLFSSLISIFASAFQAMPEARTLPMILLYVFLNFFGVTLIAVAISIYQRVNYVLHPADDLMQILRFKYFHGNAGIAMWVSYIPPTIIGIIALIAHPDFTNYGLGTIFAFLCQGSITGWADTHIFPKLKHQGLTVSADNV, encoded by the coding sequence ATGCAGAAAAGTACCCGTACTTTAGGGTTGGGGGCTGGTTTATCTTACTTTGTCTTCTCCCTAATCATTAACTCGATGGGTAACGTCTTAACCATCGTCACCAGCGAGAAGGTTCATCCGGCCTTTCTGGGATCCGCCTACTGGACGGCGGCCCAAAATGGTTTCAATATTTCCTTCTTAGGTGGTAACCCAGGCACTTTAGGCTTTGTCTTCTTTGTCGTTGGGGTCATCGTCGCAATCCTGAACATGATCTTAGACCGCAAGGTTGATTTGCTACGGTTTGGTGGTAACTTGGTCTTCATGGTGCTCTTCTCATCCCTGATTTCCATTTTCGCTTCAGCCTTTCAGGCCATGCCTGAGGCGCGGACCTTACCAATGATTCTGCTCTATGTATTTCTGAACTTCTTTGGGGTTACCTTGATTGCGGTGGCCATCTCGATTTATCAGCGGGTTAACTATGTCTTACACCCAGCCGATGATCTGATGCAGATTCTTCGTTTCAAGTACTTCCATGGCAACGCTGGAATCGCGATGTGGGTTTCTTATATCCCACCTACCATCATCGGTATCATTGCCCTGATTGCTCACCCTGACTTTACCAACTATGGTTTGGGAACGATTTTCGCCTTCCTTTGCCAGGGTAGCATTACTGGTTGGGCCGATACTCACATCTTCCCTAAGCTAAAGCATCAGGGATTGACTGTTTCAGCAGACAATGTTTAA
- the galU gene encoding UTP--glucose-1-phosphate uridylyltransferase GalU: MKPVRKAIIPAAGLGTRFLPATKALAKEMLPIVDTPAIEFIVREAMAAGIEDIVVVDGKSKRSIEDYFDSNPELEDNLRKKDKQKLLKLVEDTTDINMYFIRQSHPNGLGDAVLTAKDFIGDEPFVVLLGDDLMQDKEPLTKQLIDRYGETGESTLAVMKVPHNQVSKYGVIDPATKVKEDGLYRVKNFVEKPQPDDAPSDLAIIGRYLLTPEIFEELENTKPDKGGEIQLTDAIDSLNNRQHVYAHEFKGDRYDIGSKIGWLETNIKFGLEHPEIKDQLRAYIKELAPKL; the protein is encoded by the coding sequence ATGAAACCAGTTCGTAAGGCCATTATTCCAGCCGCTGGCTTGGGCACGCGCTTTTTACCCGCAACCAAGGCCCTGGCCAAGGAAATGTTACCTATCGTTGACACCCCAGCCATTGAATTTATTGTCCGTGAAGCCATGGCCGCTGGGATCGAAGACATCGTTGTCGTTGACGGTAAGTCAAAGCGGTCAATTGAAGACTACTTTGACTCTAATCCAGAACTTGAGGACAACCTGCGTAAAAAGGATAAGCAGAAGTTGTTGAAGTTGGTGGAGGATACGACCGACATCAACATGTACTTCATCCGTCAATCCCATCCAAATGGTCTGGGAGACGCAGTCCTGACCGCCAAGGATTTCATCGGTGACGAACCCTTTGTGGTCCTCCTGGGTGATGACTTGATGCAGGATAAGGAGCCCTTGACCAAGCAGCTGATTGACCGCTATGGTGAAACTGGTGAGTCGACTTTGGCCGTTATGAAGGTACCCCACAACCAGGTTTCTAAGTACGGGGTGATTGATCCAGCTACCAAGGTTAAGGAAGACGGCCTTTACCGGGTTAAGAACTTTGTCGAAAAGCCTCAACCCGATGATGCGCCTTCCGACTTGGCCATCATTGGTCGCTACCTGCTGACGCCTGAAATTTTTGAAGAATTGGAAAACACTAAGCCTGATAAGGGTGGTGAAATCCAGTTGACGGATGCCATCGATTCTTTGAACAACCGTCAGCACGTTTACGCTCACGAATTTAAGGGTGACCGTTATGACATCGGTTCTAAGATTGGCTGGCTTGAGACCAACATTAAGTTTGGTCTGGAGCATCCTGAAATTAAGGACCAGTTGCGGGCTTACATTAAGGAACTCGCACCAAAGCTATAA
- the phoU gene encoding phosphate signaling complex protein PhoU — translation MRRLFDEELADLDSSFTEMGQLVSKTIQAAVQSFIKHDREGARRIIDHDYKINEREAAIEKKSFEMIALYQPVTTDLREIVTILKAVSVLERMGDQARNIATSTIRVKGTKHIKAIEAQLGDMGELVAQMVSEVMSYYVKNDALGAETIATKNHQLSDDAAKVRTEAVDAMKETAEVVDSAADYLVIAGYIKRIGDYTTDIAEWIVYKRTGKIIELNPGYNFFI, via the coding sequence ATGCGACGTTTATTTGATGAAGAATTGGCTGATTTGGATAGTTCCTTTACGGAAATGGGGCAGTTGGTCTCAAAGACCATCCAGGCTGCGGTCCAGTCATTTATTAAGCATGACCGTGAAGGGGCCCGCCGGATTATCGACCACGATTATAAGATTAACGAGCGGGAAGCAGCCATTGAAAAGAAGTCCTTTGAAATGATTGCCCTTTACCAGCCGGTGACAACCGACCTGCGTGAAATTGTTACGATTCTAAAGGCTGTATCAGTTTTGGAGCGGATGGGGGACCAGGCGCGCAACATTGCGACCTCGACCATCCGTGTGAAGGGAACCAAGCACATCAAGGCCATTGAGGCCCAGTTGGGTGACATGGGTGAGTTAGTCGCCCAGATGGTTTCGGAAGTCATGTCCTACTACGTGAAAAACGATGCCCTTGGGGCAGAGACGATTGCTACTAAGAACCACCAGCTGTCTGATGACGCTGCCAAGGTGCGGACTGAAGCGGTTGATGCCATGAAGGAAACCGCTGAAGTGGTTGATTCAGCCGCTGACTACCTGGTGATTGCCGGTTACATCAAGCGCATCGGTGATTACACGACCGATATTGCTGAGTGGATTGTCTACAAGCGCACCGGTAAAATCATTGAACTTAATCCTGGTTATAACTTCTTCATTTAA
- a CDS encoding NAD(P)H-dependent glycerol-3-phosphate dehydrogenase — MTKIAVLGAGSWGTALANQIAQNQSEVTIWTHRQNQADEINQQHTNQHYLPKAHLRENLKATADMAAAIQGVDMVLMVVPTGAVRSVAKQLAELLKAGQHPIAIAHATKGLEQGSHKLISQMIAEEIPAELRTSISAISGPSHAEGVIQGDLTAVSVAGADQGATSQLQHLLATDTFRPYTNPDLVGAELAGALKNIMAIGSGILIGLGYGANSQAALLTRGLVEMRAVGTALGAKPETFLGLAGIGDLIVTGMSPNSRNYRAGRALGQGQALDQVQADMGMVIEGVNTTAAIYEFANQKQINIPITTAIYQVLYQGADIRSEIKELMTRPLKSEA; from the coding sequence ATGACTAAGATTGCAGTGCTCGGGGCCGGTTCCTGGGGAACTGCCCTAGCAAACCAGATTGCCCAGAATCAGTCCGAGGTGACCATTTGGACGCACCGTCAAAATCAGGCGGACGAGATTAACCAGCAACATACGAACCAACATTATCTGCCTAAGGCGCATCTGCGTGAAAACCTGAAGGCGACGGCCGACATGGCGGCTGCGATTCAGGGTGTTGACATGGTCTTAATGGTCGTGCCAACCGGGGCAGTTCGTTCAGTTGCTAAACAGCTAGCCGAACTGCTTAAAGCCGGTCAACACCCAATCGCCATTGCCCATGCGACTAAAGGCCTTGAGCAGGGGAGTCACAAGCTGATTTCACAGATGATTGCTGAAGAAATTCCGGCCGAGTTACGGACCAGTATTTCAGCAATTTCAGGCCCATCCCACGCTGAAGGTGTCATCCAAGGCGACCTAACGGCGGTATCAGTTGCCGGAGCTGACCAGGGGGCTACCAGTCAACTGCAACACCTCTTAGCAACCGATACCTTCCGCCCTTATACTAACCCCGATTTGGTGGGCGCCGAACTCGCCGGAGCCTTGAAGAACATCATGGCGATTGGTTCAGGCATCTTGATTGGCCTGGGCTATGGTGCCAATTCTCAGGCAGCCCTGCTGACCCGTGGTCTAGTAGAAATGCGGGCCGTAGGTACCGCCTTAGGGGCTAAACCCGAAACCTTCCTAGGATTAGCCGGCATTGGTGACCTAATTGTGACCGGAATGTCACCTAACTCACGTAACTACCGGGCCGGCCGGGCGCTAGGCCAGGGGCAGGCTCTTGACCAGGTTCAGGCCGACATGGGCATGGTGATTGAAGGAGTCAATACCACCGCTGCTATCTATGAATTTGCCAACCAAAAGCAAATTAATATTCCGATTACCACTGCAATTTATCAGGTCCTCTACCAGGGGGCTGATATCCGTTCAGAAATTAAAGAATTGATGACCCGACCTTTAAAGAGTGAGGCTTGA
- the hprK gene encoding HPr(Ser) kinase/phosphatase has protein sequence MAEEQLSVTVKDLVDNTRLKIVAGKKYLDRQITTADISRPGLEMTGYFNYYAPKRVQLLGITETSFSERMQHDELLMVYRKMADPVTPAFVVSTSLPISEELKQAAEEARIPILTTSLTSSQILSNMTYYLGGQLAPRKSVHGVLIDVHGMGVLITGDAGIGKTEAALELIQQGKARLVADDRVDIHQEDEERLIGEPSEVLRNMMEVRGVGIIDVQQIYGAVSVRSHASIKVNIHLSNGKIGEQSFDRLGNEDDTMEILGVKIKRMVVPVTPGRNTASVIDAAAVKYRTSNMGFDALQTLEQRMNAEIARNEKIDAKEEKEQADD, from the coding sequence ATGGCAGAGGAACAACTATCAGTAACGGTTAAGGACCTAGTGGACAACACCCGCTTGAAGATTGTCGCCGGTAAGAAGTACTTAGATCGACAAATTACCACGGCCGACATTAGCCGTCCTGGTCTGGAAATGACCGGTTACTTTAACTACTACGCCCCCAAGCGGGTGCAGTTGCTGGGGATTACTGAGACCTCGTTTTCAGAGCGGATGCAACACGATGAGCTCTTGATGGTTTATCGTAAGATGGCTGACCCAGTGACGCCAGCCTTCGTCGTTTCAACCAGCCTGCCCATCAGTGAAGAGCTCAAGCAGGCGGCTGAAGAGGCCCGGATTCCAATCCTGACCACTTCGTTGACCTCATCCCAGATTCTGTCTAACATGACTTATTATCTGGGTGGCCAGTTAGCACCTCGTAAGAGTGTCCACGGGGTCTTAATTGATGTCCACGGGATGGGTGTCTTGATTACCGGGGATGCCGGCATCGGTAAGACCGAGGCCGCCCTGGAACTAATCCAGCAGGGTAAGGCCCGTCTGGTGGCGGATGACCGGGTTGATATCCACCAAGAGGATGAAGAACGTTTGATTGGAGAACCCAGTGAAGTCCTGCGCAACATGATGGAAGTCCGTGGGGTTGGTATCATTGACGTTCAGCAGATTTACGGGGCCGTTTCGGTTCGCTCCCACGCTTCAATTAAGGTTAACATCCACCTTTCCAACGGTAAGATTGGGGAGCAGAGCTTTGACCGCCTGGGCAACGAGGACGACACCATGGAAATCCTCGGGGTCAAGATTAAGCGGATGGTTGTCCCAGTTACCCCTGGTCGTAACACTGCCAGTGTGATTGATGCCGCCGCCGTTAAGTACCGGACGTCTAACATGGGCTTTGACGCTCTGCAGACCCTGGAACAGCGGATGAATGCTGAAATTGCCCGCAACGAAAAGATTGACGCTAAAGAGGAAAAAGAGCAGGCCGATGACTAA
- a CDS encoding uracil-DNA glycosylase family protein codes for MSLDSIKKEIMADPANADYTAKGWEPIYTVSPKAKILIVGQAPGKRVQDTGIMWNDASGERLRSWLGVSDDNFYHSGLFAVLPMDFYYPGKASSGDRPPRAGVAQKWHPRLRALMPDIELTILIGAYAQDYYLDLKPSTRLTDTVKNFRDYLPEYVPIVHPSPRNNIWLKRNPWFEDEVVPWLQNRVHELEN; via the coding sequence ATGTCATTAGATAGCATTAAAAAAGAAATTATGGCCGACCCAGCCAATGCTGATTACACTGCTAAGGGGTGGGAACCGATTTACACGGTCAGTCCCAAAGCCAAGATTTTAATCGTTGGTCAAGCGCCAGGTAAGCGGGTGCAAGACACTGGCATTATGTGGAATGATGCCAGCGGTGAGCGATTGCGGTCCTGGCTAGGGGTCAGTGATGATAATTTCTATCACAGTGGTCTTTTCGCTGTTCTACCTATGGATTTCTACTATCCTGGTAAGGCATCGAGTGGGGACCGTCCCCCTCGGGCTGGGGTAGCGCAGAAGTGGCATCCACGTTTGCGGGCTCTGATGCCTGACATTGAACTGACCATCTTAATTGGGGCCTACGCCCAAGATTATTACCTGGACCTTAAACCCAGCACGCGTTTAACCGACACAGTGAAGAATTTTCGGGACTACCTGCCTGAGTATGTTCCCATTGTTCACCCATCACCACGTAACAATATTTGGTTAAAGCGTAATCCTTGGTTTGAGGATGAGGTCGTTCCCTGGTTGCAAAACCGGGTGCACGAATTGGAAAATTAA
- a CDS encoding VTT domain-containing protein, with product MLTLGIFTDWINHLIAASSHFGWVEFVIFFALIFIETAGIVTGFIPADALVMTTASLAGTHHNLQEFFLLILIFGSASFCGDSVNYWFGAFIVKQIDRIPAVKKHLNGDFANQISTQMPESRWLLFVVLGRFIPFVRTVVPLMAHRLGLAYSKYVKMALAASSLWATVLVSIGYFAGHLEIPQNIKLAVAAVLVVLVVFIIRQPRFRQLVLKVLIGTPVKEPDHK from the coding sequence ATGTTAACCCTAGGTATTTTTACCGACTGGATCAATCATTTAATAGCGGCCAGCAGCCACTTTGGCTGGGTCGAGTTTGTTATTTTCTTTGCCCTAATCTTTATTGAAACGGCTGGAATTGTCACTGGCTTTATTCCGGCCGATGCCCTGGTCATGACCACTGCCAGTCTGGCCGGTACCCACCACAATTTACAAGAATTCTTCCTATTAATATTGATTTTTGGGTCGGCTTCATTTTGTGGCGATTCGGTCAACTACTGGTTCGGTGCCTTCATTGTCAAACAAATTGACCGCATACCGGCGGTTAAAAAGCATTTAAACGGCGACTTTGCTAATCAAATTTCCACCCAAATGCCGGAAAGTCGCTGGCTACTCTTTGTCGTTTTGGGCCGGTTTATTCCCTTTGTCCGGACAGTGGTACCCTTGATGGCCCACCGGCTGGGGCTGGCCTATTCGAAGTACGTCAAGATGGCCCTCGCTGCCAGTAGTCTTTGGGCCACGGTCCTAGTCTCGATTGGGTATTTTGCGGGTCACTTGGAAATCCCTCAAAATATCAAGCTGGCAGTCGCCGCAGTCTTGGTGGTGTTGGTTGTCTTCATTATCCGCCAACCCCGCTTCCGGCAGTTAGTTTTGAAGGTCTTGATTGGCACACCAGTCAAAGAACCCGACCATAAATAA
- a CDS encoding zinc-dependent alcohol dehydrogenase family protein — MEALVLTGKKQLELEDIDVPEVKPNEVLIHTAYAGICGTDHALYAGLPGSADAVPPIVLGHENSGVVAKVGDEVTNVKVGDRVSVDPNIYCGQCKYCHTARPELCENLSAIGVTRNGGFEEYFTAPATVVYQVPDNVDLKSASIVEPISCAVHGIKLLKPSPYQKALVIGDGFMGELFVQILQAYGIHQVDLAGIVDEKLAMNKELFNAKNTYNTAKGDKVPANEYDMVIEAVGLPQTQELAIESSARGGQVMMFGVGGPDAKFEMNTYEVFQKELTIQGSFINPNAFEDSLALLSSGKLNVKPLMSHELNYQQVDDFVNGKLGVVSKAVVKVAGEEA; from the coding sequence ATGGAAGCACTTGTACTAACCGGAAAGAAGCAATTGGAGCTCGAGGACATTGATGTTCCTGAAGTAAAGCCCAATGAAGTTTTGATCCACACTGCATACGCAGGTATCTGTGGAACTGACCACGCCCTGTACGCTGGTCTTCCAGGATCAGCTGATGCTGTTCCTCCTATCGTTTTGGGACACGAAAACTCAGGTGTCGTTGCCAAGGTCGGTGACGAAGTTACCAACGTTAAGGTTGGTGACCGTGTGTCTGTTGACCCTAACATCTACTGTGGTCAGTGTAAGTACTGCCACACTGCCCGTCCAGAGTTGTGTGAGAACCTTTCAGCCATCGGTGTTACTCGTAACGGTGGTTTCGAAGAGTACTTCACTGCCCCAGCTACGGTTGTTTACCAGGTTCCCGACAACGTTGACTTGAAGTCAGCTTCAATCGTTGAACCAATCTCATGTGCCGTTCACGGTATCAAGTTGCTGAAGCCATCTCCTTATCAAAAGGCCCTGGTTATCGGTGATGGCTTCATGGGTGAACTCTTCGTTCAAATCCTGCAGGCATACGGTATCCACCAAGTTGACTTGGCTGGTATCGTTGATGAAAAGTTGGCCATGAACAAGGAATTGTTCAACGCTAAGAACACTTACAACACCGCTAAGGGTGACAAGGTTCCTGCTAACGAATACGACATGGTTATTGAAGCCGTTGGTTTGCCACAAACTCAGGAATTGGCTATCGAGTCTTCTGCCCGTGGTGGTCAAGTTATGATGTTTGGTGTCGGTGGACCTGATGCCAAGTTCGAAATGAACACTTACGAAGTCTTCCAGAAGGAATTGACTATCCAGGGTTCATTCATCAACCCTAACGCCTTCGAAGATTCATTGGCTTTGCTTTCATCTGGTAAGCTCAACGTTAAGCCTTTGATGTCACACGAATTGAACTACCAGCAAGTTGACGACTTCGTTAACGGTAAGCTTGGTGTTGTTTCAAAAGCTGTGGTTAAGGTAGCCGGCGAAGAGGCTTAA
- a CDS encoding phage holin family protein, with translation MRFIVNVGVNFGVFLAASLLFPTGFELNNWVAALVAAFVLALLNWSVKPLLFFLSLPLLMLTLGIFSVVINAALLELTAHLVTGFHFANFWWAMLIAVILAITNSFFNERQQGQEVKDGED, from the coding sequence ATGCGTTTTATTGTAAATGTCGGGGTTAATTTCGGCGTCTTCTTGGCGGCGTCATTGCTCTTTCCAACCGGCTTTGAATTAAATAATTGGGTCGCCGCCCTGGTTGCTGCCTTTGTCTTGGCACTGCTAAATTGGTCGGTTAAGCCCCTGCTCTTCTTTTTGAGCCTGCCGCTCTTAATGCTTACGCTGGGTATCTTCTCGGTCGTCATTAATGCGGCACTCTTAGAGCTAACTGCGCACCTGGTAACTGGCTTCCACTTTGCCAATTTCTGGTGGGCAATGTTGATTGCGGTCATCTTGGCCATCACCAATTCATTTTTCAATGAGCGGCAGCAAGGACAAGAAGTAAAGGACGGAGAGGACTAA